The genomic DNA AATCCGACGTGATTCGGCATTGCTTTGTAAACTTAACTGTGCAAAAGTTTGATCTTGCAAGGAAGCGGTAGCAGCAACCGCACCGACAATGTTGGTATTGTCTATGGACATAAATTTTTCCACTTCCAGCACCACATCAGGATCTGCCAACATATAACCGACACGATAACCGGCTAACGCATAAAATTTAGAAAATGTACGGGTTACTGCAACATTTTTAAACCCTTGTTTAACTAAACTAATACCACTCTCAAAGGTAGGATTTTGCACAAACTCGGCGTAAGCCTCATCTAATAAAAAGAAATAATTTTCCGGTGCTTTTTTAATCCATGGAAATAACGCCTTTGCCGGTGTAATGGCTGAAGTCGGGTTATTCGGGTTGCATAAATAAAAAATATTGAGACCACTAAATTGCTCGGCGGTTTCCTGCAACTTGGCTAAATCAAATGAAAGATCAGCAGTCAATGGTACTTTGACTACCGGCACATTGAGAAATTTCGCGTACAATTCCGCATAATCAAAAGTCGGTTCCGGTACGATTAACTGTACCGCTTGTTTTGCCTGTCTGGCTTTATA from Aggregatibacter aphrophilus ATCC 33389 includes the following:
- a CDS encoding pyridoxal phosphate-dependent aminotransferase, producing MQRRELLKLSSLALVGMSVAPSLMAEKKRANKTNETLYLNFNENSLGMSEKAKQAVIDSLAVAYRYPDNQRAELITQLAKKYDVQDHFISLGNGSSENIQAVVQWLVYKARQAKQAVQLIVPEPTFDYAELYAKFLNVPVVKVPLTADLSFDLAKLQETAEQFSGLNIFYLCNPNNPTSAITPAKALFPWIKKAPENYFFLLDEAYAEFVQNPTFESGISLVKQGFKNVAVTRTFSKFYALAGYRVGYMLADPDVVLEVEKFMSIDNTNIVGAVAATASLQDQTFAQLSLQSNAESRRIVQNALKELGLKFVPSNGNFVFHEIKGNIKTYQERMKANRILVGREFLPIQGWNRLTLGTPEEMQYFVNVLKEFRKKGWV